A single window of Polaribacter sp. SA4-10 DNA harbors:
- a CDS encoding phospholipase D family protein, giving the protein MINHIKLILKFKYYYTAAVLVLASCNETKKFTPETDFCSNIHRNESTTLSKELKDVAELMSTKTGVYVLEDGSGSMIARAWLSEYAEKTIDIQYFIFSTDNVGLIACDYLIRAADRGVKVRIIVDDIMVDADIEDILIFNSHENITVKIYNPGVNLGKNIIEKIKKFTTDFRSANQRMHNKTFIVDGKVVITGGRNIADEYFDYDHEYNFRDRDILLLGKESQKVNRSFDQFWNSSLSRNITSIIKEKPKNITSENRFKNLHEYACNPDNFWPQIRERIASLPTAFNTIKNSGDLVWLNDVAFISDMPGKNDGANGLGGGGVSTSALIDLVKNAKSSIDIQTPYLITTELSQNLFKEAVKRGVKIRILTNSLASTDNLEAFSSYQTDRNKLLKTGVRIYEFRPDAAERTKIMTGELQLKLDYKPIFGLHAKSMIIDNKITVIGTFNLDPRSANLNTECVVIVRSDKISRGVLKGMEIEFKPENSWETTLEYNPDSEVNNFKRLKTWTRKIIPKEIL; this is encoded by the coding sequence ATGATAAATCACATTAAATTAATTTTAAAATTTAAATATTATTATACAGCTGCTGTGCTTGTATTAGCATCTTGTAATGAAACAAAGAAGTTTACACCAGAAACAGATTTTTGTTCGAATATTCATAGAAATGAAAGCACAACCCTTTCCAAGGAACTTAAGGATGTTGCTGAACTGATGAGCACCAAAACGGGAGTTTATGTGCTAGAAGATGGAAGTGGTTCAATGATAGCTAGGGCATGGTTAAGTGAATATGCTGAAAAAACGATAGATATTCAATACTTCATTTTTTCAACAGACAATGTAGGACTTATCGCTTGTGATTATTTAATAAGAGCGGCTGACCGTGGAGTTAAAGTAAGAATTATTGTTGATGACATAATGGTTGATGCAGATATTGAAGATATTTTAATTTTTAATTCTCATGAGAATATTACGGTTAAAATATATAATCCAGGGGTTAATTTAGGAAAGAATATCATTGAAAAAATTAAAAAATTTACAACAGATTTTAGATCTGCTAATCAACGGATGCATAACAAAACGTTTATAGTAGACGGTAAAGTAGTAATTACAGGTGGCCGCAATATTGCAGATGAATATTTTGACTATGATCATGAATATAACTTTAGGGATAGAGATATTCTATTATTAGGTAAAGAATCACAAAAAGTAAATAGATCATTTGATCAATTTTGGAATAGCTCGTTAAGTAGAAATATTACAAGTATAATTAAAGAAAAACCTAAAAACATAACTTCAGAAAATAGGTTTAAGAACCTGCATGAATATGCATGTAATCCAGATAATTTCTGGCCACAAATAAGAGAAAGAATAGCGTCTTTACCAACTGCTTTTAATACGATTAAAAATTCTGGTGATTTAGTATGGTTGAATGATGTAGCGTTCATTTCTGATATGCCAGGGAAAAATGATGGAGCAAATGGTTTGGGTGGTGGCGGTGTTTCAACAAGTGCATTAATCGATTTGGTTAAAAATGCCAAATCATCCATAGATATTCAAACACCCTATTTAATCACCACTGAACTGAGTCAAAATCTATTTAAAGAAGCCGTTAAACGTGGTGTAAAAATTAGAATACTTACTAATAGCTTGGCCTCAACAGACAATCTAGAGGCCTTTAGTAGCTACCAAACAGACAGAAATAAATTATTAAAAACAGGAGTTAGAATATATGAATTTCGTCCAGATGCGGCAGAACGGACAAAAATAATGACTGGAGAATTACAATTAAAGTTAGATTATAAACCAATATTTGGACTTCATGCAAAATCCATGATTATTGATAACAAAATAACAGTTATTGGAACATTTAATCTTGACCCTAGAAGTGCAAATTTAAATACAGAATGTGTTGTTATTGTTCGCTCTGATAAAATTTCTAGAGGTGTCTTAAAAGGTATGGAAATAGAGTTTAAACCAGAAAATTCATGGGAAACAACATTAGAATACAACCCAGATTCAGAGGTAAATAACTTTAAGCGTTTAAAAACATGGACGAGAAAAATAATTCCAAAAGAAATTTTATAA
- a CDS encoding UDP-glucuronic acid decarboxylase family protein has translation MKTILVTGGAGFIGSHLCERLLREGNEVICLDNFFTGYKRNVLKLTSNPNFEIVRHDVTNPYYAEVDEIYNLACPASPISYQYDPIKTINTSVIGAVNMLGLAKRVNAKVLQASTSEVYGDPTIHPQTEDYWGNVNPIGLRSCYDEGKRCAESLFVNYHQQNNVKIKIIRIFNTYGPNMDINDGRVVSNFIVQSLKGKDITIYGDGTQTRSFQYVNDLIEGMIRMMNSEDSFLGPVNIGNPNEFSMLELAKTIIKLTNSKSKVIFKPLPMDDPKQRQPNIDLAKKRLNGWEPKIELEEGLSKTIEYFKSII, from the coding sequence ATGAAAACAATATTAGTAACAGGTGGTGCCGGTTTTATAGGTTCTCATTTATGTGAACGATTACTTAGAGAGGGGAATGAAGTTATATGTTTAGATAACTTTTTTACAGGTTATAAACGAAATGTTCTAAAATTAACATCAAACCCTAATTTTGAAATAGTAAGACATGATGTTACCAACCCATATTATGCAGAAGTTGATGAAATTTACAATTTAGCTTGTCCTGCAAGTCCTATAAGTTATCAATATGATCCTATTAAAACAATTAACACTTCAGTTATTGGAGCTGTCAATATGTTAGGTTTAGCCAAAAGAGTGAACGCCAAAGTTTTACAAGCAAGTACAAGTGAAGTTTATGGAGACCCTACAATTCATCCTCAAACAGAAGATTATTGGGGCAATGTAAACCCCATAGGATTAAGGTCTTGTTACGATGAAGGAAAAAGGTGTGCTGAATCATTATTTGTAAACTATCATCAACAAAATAATGTTAAAATAAAAATCATACGTATTTTCAACACGTATGGTCCAAACATGGATATAAATGATGGTAGAGTAGTTTCAAATTTCATTGTTCAGTCTTTAAAAGGAAAAGATATTACTATTTATGGAGATGGAACTCAAACACGTTCATTCCAATATGTAAACGACCTTATTGAAGGAATGATTAGAATGATGAATTCAGAAGATTCTTTTTTAGGACCTGTAAATATTGGAAATCCTAATGAATTTTCAATGTTAGAGTTGGCTAAGACTATAATTAAACTGACAAACTCAAAGTCTAAAGTCATCTTTAAACCATTGCCAATGGATGATCCTAAACAAAGACAACCAAATATTGATTTGGCAAAGAAAAGGTTAAATGGGTGGGAGCCAAAAATTGAATTAGAAGAAGGTCTTAGTAAAACAATTGAATATTTTAAAAGTATTATATAA
- a CDS encoding toxin-antitoxin system YwqK family antitoxin, with translation MKTTKLLIVIVVGFLTTSTFAQETVWFDSNWKVSVKEKATYYRPSPKQMEKGYWIVDYYLSGKKQMEGFSTVLEPDQEMFKGKVNFFHENGAVFQNVNYFEGKPEGNFSEFFDTGETKRVGRYSKGLRDGIWKIYHKNGKIQSRGKYKKGEKVGIWKIFYKNF, from the coding sequence ATGAAAACTACAAAGTTACTTATTGTAATAGTTGTTGGGTTTTTAACTACCTCTACGTTCGCCCAAGAAACTGTTTGGTTTGATTCTAATTGGAAAGTATCCGTCAAAGAAAAAGCTACTTATTATAGGCCAAGTCCAAAACAAATGGAAAAAGGTTATTGGATTGTAGATTACTATCTTTCCGGAAAAAAACAAATGGAAGGCTTTAGCACTGTATTGGAGCCCGACCAAGAAATGTTTAAAGGAAAGGTGAATTTCTTTCATGAAAATGGTGCCGTATTTCAGAATGTAAATTATTTTGAAGGTAAACCAGAAGGTAATTTTTCTGAGTTTTTTGATACAGGCGAAACTAAGCGTGTAGGGAGATATTCTAAAGGTTTACGTGATGGAATTTGGAAAATATACCATAAAAATGGTAAAATCCAATCTCGTGGTAAATATAAAAAGGGAGAAAAAGTTGGAATTTGGAAGATTTTTTACAAAAATTTTTAA
- the era gene encoding GTPase Era, which translates to MIHKAGFVNIIGNPNVGKSTLMNALVGEKLSIITSKAQTTRHRILGIVNDDDYQIVFSDTPGIIKPAYELQSSMMDFVKSALDDADILIYMVEVGEKELKNEAFFNKIIHSEIPVILLLNKIDTSSQEEVEEKIEYWKEKVPNAFVSVISALERFNVDSLFEKIVELLPEAPPYYPKDQLTDKPERFFVNEKIREKILIHYKKEIPYAVEVETEEFTEEENIVRIRSVIMVERETQKGIIIGHKGAAIKRVGAEARKDLEQFFEKKVFIELYVKVNKNWRSDKTQLKRFGYNQR; encoded by the coding sequence ATGATACATAAAGCTGGCTTTGTAAATATTATAGGAAACCCTAACGTAGGTAAATCTACCTTAATGAACGCTTTAGTAGGCGAAAAACTATCAATTATAACTTCAAAAGCACAAACTACAAGACATAGAATCTTAGGAATTGTGAATGATGATGATTATCAAATAGTTTTTTCTGATACTCCAGGAATCATAAAACCAGCCTATGAATTGCAATCTTCTATGATGGATTTTGTGAAATCTGCACTAGATGATGCCGATATTTTAATTTACATGGTAGAAGTTGGAGAGAAAGAATTAAAAAATGAAGCTTTCTTTAACAAAATAATACACAGTGAAATACCTGTAATTTTATTACTGAATAAAATTGACACTTCCTCTCAAGAAGAGGTAGAAGAGAAAATTGAATATTGGAAAGAAAAAGTACCAAATGCATTTGTATCTGTAATTTCTGCTCTAGAACGTTTTAATGTGGATAGCTTATTTGAAAAAATAGTTGAATTACTTCCTGAAGCGCCACCATATTACCCAAAAGATCAATTAACAGATAAACCAGAACGTTTTTTTGTGAATGAAAAAATTAGAGAAAAAATTCTAATCCACTATAAGAAAGAAATTCCGTATGCTGTTGAAGTTGAAACTGAAGAGTTTACAGAAGAAGAAAACATTGTTAGAATTCGTTCTGTTATTATGGTTGAACGCGAAACTCAAAAAGGAATTATCATTGGTCATAAAGGAGCTGCAATAAAAAGAGTTGGTGCAGAAGCAAGAAAGGATTTAGAACAATTTTTCGAGAAAAAGGTTTTTATAGAGCTCTATGTAAAGGTGAATAAAAATTGGAGAAGTGATAAAACTCAGTTAAAACGATTTGGTTATAATCAACGTTAA
- a CDS encoding mevalonate kinase codes for MKGPLFYAKILLFGEYGIIKDSKGLAIPFNAYRGALKSSSELSGKAKESNGKLLLFYKYITSLKTDLVSFNLTDFEKDIENGMYFDSSIPQGYGVGSSGALVASIYDKYANDKITVLENLTGDKLLKLKEIFSLLESFFHGKSSGLDPLNSYLSLPILINSKESIEPAGIPSQKQGKGAVFLLDSEQIGETEPMVKIFMNKMKNKGFRKMIDEEFAIHTDACIEDFLQGNVKSLFGNVKNLSKVVLKNFKPMIPKAFHKVWEKGIKTNDYYLKLCGSGGGGYILGFTEDYEKAQKSLQDYKLELVYRF; via the coding sequence ATGAAAGGACCATTATTTTATGCTAAAATTTTACTGTTTGGGGAGTATGGAATTATTAAAGATTCCAAAGGTTTGGCAATTCCATTTAATGCTTATAGAGGAGCTTTAAAATCATCTTCGGAATTATCTGGAAAAGCGAAAGAATCAAATGGAAAATTACTTCTTTTTTATAAATATATTACATCTTTAAAAACAGATTTAGTTTCTTTTAATTTAACTGATTTTGAGAAAGATATAGAAAATGGAATGTATTTTGACTCTTCAATCCCACAAGGCTATGGTGTTGGGAGCTCAGGTGCTTTAGTGGCCTCTATTTATGATAAGTATGCAAATGATAAAATTACAGTTTTAGAAAACTTAACTGGAGATAAATTACTAAAGTTAAAAGAAATTTTTTCTTTATTGGAATCTTTTTTTCATGGTAAAAGTTCAGGATTAGATCCATTAAATTCTTACTTAAGTTTACCTATTTTAATCAACTCTAAAGAAAGTATAGAACCTGCAGGGATTCCTTCTCAAAAACAAGGAAAAGGTGCAGTTTTCTTATTAGATTCTGAGCAAATTGGTGAAACGGAACCTATGGTAAAAATCTTTATGAATAAGATGAAAAATAAAGGTTTTAGAAAAATGATTGATGAAGAATTTGCTATTCATACAGATGCTTGTATTGAAGATTTTTTACAAGGTAATGTGAAATCGCTTTTTGGAAATGTAAAAAACCTTTCTAAGGTGGTCTTGAAAAACTTTAAACCTATGATCCCTAAAGCTTTTCATAAAGTTTGGGAAAAAGGAATTAAGACAAATGATTATTATTTAAAGCTTTGTGGTTCTGGAGGTGGAGGTTATATTTTAGGTTTTACTGAAGATTATGAAAAGGCTCAAAAAAGTTTGCAAGATTACAAATTGGAGCTAGTTTATAGATTCTAA
- a CDS encoding pseudouridine synthase, with amino-acid sequence MNSDRNSSRGRQEGKKSTPLSRKSPKKNAPLSRKTPKKEFKKIHSVHKTDESAGIRLNKYIANSGVCSRREADTYIEHGSVEVNGKLVTEMGYKVQPDDVVRFDGTSITPEQKRYVLLNKPKNYITTMEDDRGRKTVMDLVSNASKERIYPVGRLDRNTTGLLLFTNDGDLAKKLTHPKHNVRKLYHASLDNKLSLKDLEKLRGEVIIEGKKVFIDAVSYVDGQPKTEIGIEIHSGRNRIVRKIFEHLGYKVSKLDRVVFAELTKKNLPRGRWRELTNLELNNLLMMK; translated from the coding sequence ATGAATTCAGATAGAAACTCGTCGAGAGGACGACAAGAAGGTAAAAAAAGCACTCCTCTAAGTAGAAAAAGTCCAAAGAAAAATGCTCCTTTAAGCAGAAAAACCCCAAAGAAAGAATTTAAGAAAATTCATTCTGTTCATAAAACAGATGAATCAGCTGGAATTCGTTTAAATAAATACATTGCCAATTCTGGTGTTTGCTCACGTAGAGAAGCAGATACTTATATAGAGCATGGTAGTGTAGAGGTTAATGGAAAATTGGTTACAGAAATGGGTTATAAGGTTCAGCCAGATGATGTTGTTCGTTTTGATGGAACTTCAATTACCCCAGAACAAAAAAGATATGTTTTATTAAATAAGCCAAAAAATTACATTACCACAATGGAAGATGATCGTGGTAGAAAAACGGTAATGGACTTGGTTTCTAATGCATCTAAAGAACGTATTTATCCTGTAGGAAGGTTAGATAGAAATACAACAGGTTTGTTGTTGTTTACAAATGATGGCGATTTAGCAAAAAAGCTAACACACCCAAAACATAATGTACGTAAGCTGTATCATGCTTCTTTAGATAATAAGCTTTCTTTAAAAGATTTAGAAAAATTAAGAGGAGAGGTTATTATTGAAGGTAAAAAAGTGTTTATAGATGCAGTTTCTTATGTAGATGGGCAACCCAAAACTGAAATAGGTATAGAAATACACTCAGGAAGAAATAGAATTGTACGTAAGATTTTTGAACACCTTGGTTATAAAGTTTCAAAACTTGATAGAGTAGTTTTTGCTGAATTAACAAAGAAAAATTTACCTAGAGGAAGATGGAGAGAGCTTACAAACCTTGAATTAAATAATTTATTGATGATGAAGTAG
- a CDS encoding geranylgeranylglycerol-phosphate geranylgeranyltransferase: MSASKAKIFTYKIISLLSVIRGYNILVLVAAQYLAAIFIFSPEKSLKYILFDWDLLFIVLASVCVVAAGYIINNFYDVKVDRINRPLKTGLDNYIKEETKLSLYFFLNFLGFSFGFLISGKAALFFGIYIFLIWFYSHKLKKHPFTGLITATVLTLLPFFAIFVYFKNFSKLIFVHAIFLILVIMVRELIKDLENIKGAIVNNYSTFPVVHGEKKTKQLSVFLLVLTLFPVAVLFNYPAIGYMKYYFYFAMIALIFVGFYLYKSSSENQYRLLHNVLKLLLLIGIFSLVFIDPSLLLEKVIDRLN; encoded by the coding sequence ATGAGTGCGTCAAAAGCAAAAATATTTACCTATAAAATTATTAGTTTACTCTCTGTTATTAGAGGGTATAACATTCTTGTATTAGTTGCTGCTCAATATTTAGCAGCAATTTTCATTTTCTCTCCAGAAAAGTCTTTAAAATATATTCTTTTTGATTGGGACTTGCTCTTTATTGTTTTAGCATCTGTTTGTGTAGTTGCAGCAGGTTATATTATAAATAATTTTTATGACGTTAAAGTAGATAGAATAAATCGCCCTTTAAAAACAGGTTTAGACAATTACATAAAAGAAGAAACTAAATTATCACTCTATTTCTTTTTAAATTTTCTTGGTTTTTCTTTTGGATTTTTAATTTCTGGGAAAGCAGCATTATTTTTTGGTATCTATATCTTTTTAATTTGGTTTTATTCTCATAAGCTTAAAAAACACCCTTTTACAGGATTAATTACAGCAACAGTATTAACACTTCTTCCGTTTTTTGCTATTTTTGTTTATTTTAAAAATTTCTCAAAATTAATATTCGTACATGCAATTTTTTTGATTCTTGTAATCATGGTAAGAGAACTTATTAAAGATTTAGAAAATATTAAAGGAGCAATTGTAAATAATTACAGTACTTTTCCTGTTGTACATGGAGAGAAGAAAACAAAGCAATTATCTGTTTTTTTATTAGTTCTTACCTTGTTTCCGGTAGCTGTTTTGTTTAATTATCCTGCAATAGGTTATATGAAATACTATTTCTATTTTGCAATGATTGCATTGATTTTTGTAGGTTTTTATTTGTACAAATCTTCTTCTGAAAATCAATACAGATTGTTACATAATGTTTTAAAATTATTGCTTTTAATTGGTATTTTTAGTTTGGTCTTTATTGATCCTTCTTTGTTATTAGAAAAAGTGATAGATAGATTGAATTAA
- a CDS encoding M4 family metallopeptidase, translating to MIKLLHKKIIISALFCFQGIAMLTAQTSEQTINGNLTNDARVKEFSMEPVKGTPSLIKMNAAGTTLSLSETPAFLQSVLGLGATTTFEAARTTNTAQGIKITVFQQYNNGIKVEHGVFKAISKKDIVQGFTAEYYNLASISATPTLSESAALQKAFDFVGATSYAWDYVLTLGDSPEHVAAYNELYPKGELVMVDDYGTIEIDVYLAYKFNVYAAEPLSRADIYVDATNGKILLNDAIIKHADANGKNKIAKTIRPNINTFSANANGPLRTLVAVPKDLAAIGDTRYAGRRNFDTSLNENGFYELKGTTPTGIPNETFSFEGRGGIPLNVNLTAFSESIFDGDSGLLEVSETADNEWNAEEHRKDRFDGPEESYPAKNEANNDDVALDAHWGAEIVLRYWSEIHERESYDNKGTGVKNYVHYGDAYDNAFWNGTAMTYGDGTYQGGTYPDGSFAPLTSLDVCGHEIGHGVCEFTADLVYARESGAMNEGFSDIWAASVENFVLVGIDGKLPYVTWGVGEQIDERDGGLEPGETGSRALRWMDDPKNAGDPDCYDGEFWIPVTGPLCLEPNTGNDQCGVHSNSGVLNKWYYLMVEGSGQAISEGAGKISRTDPVLPKVLVEDGITDAGNEYKVEPIGFDKADQITYLAETTLTPNATFLNMRDASILAAQLLYGVASYEEIQVTNAWYAVDIGAAYVPGEPDSIVVSPLNVQIFTETNEVDGCSEVNSYNIVLIGYTVEDAVTVALNFEGTATKGLDYTVSTQTLNFPAGNSSQTFIINVIDDVTIEDAASETIVMSYTFKGVDFEQVFTIGDDDFVPKTGLTDIIFLEENFDGDDIPVSWEMIDYSSGSPLGANLWAYNGDGTEAGRAYITQPVFTGNATYDTNSPSNTILRSPILNAAGTNDVTVSFDWEAGGETDATDGTIFDYGELLYSIDGKTYVGVDKFVGGGPGGAATASGSYSGIISIADGLPFYIGWRWTNDDNAGTQFSFAIDNVVISGTPAGIETQAYRRGTEKSIKSSIVRTDDAVYFLSKQDDGLMAYIENASADLGCVSIKVIEAGTNVAGFEKMDTKRAEKVLFIDVENKEATYDLTLYYTNGELADFDDATALKILLVDGQVINDADFAEENYQYNGNATPNTEDEFVAYTGTFKGSGALTVSETPAAGTSLSTESISVLEENTKVYPNPAFSSLTIKLADATIKSVAIYNTLGQTIKFMNMKTANRQADLNVSSLAKGLYILKISTNNGNFLTKRFVKK from the coding sequence ATGATTAAATTATTACACAAAAAAATTATCATTTCAGCATTATTTTGCTTTCAGGGTATCGCGATGTTAACCGCGCAAACTTCAGAGCAAACGATTAATGGAAATTTAACAAATGATGCTCGAGTAAAAGAGTTTTCTATGGAGCCAGTAAAAGGAACTCCTTCTTTAATTAAAATGAATGCAGCAGGAACCACACTTTCTTTAAGTGAGACTCCAGCATTTCTTCAATCTGTATTAGGGTTAGGAGCAACAACTACTTTTGAGGCTGCTAGAACTACAAATACAGCTCAAGGAATTAAAATTACTGTTTTTCAACAATACAACAACGGTATTAAAGTAGAGCACGGTGTTTTTAAAGCAATTTCGAAGAAAGACATTGTACAAGGTTTTACTGCTGAATACTATAATTTAGCATCAATTTCTGCAACTCCAACCTTAAGCGAAAGTGCCGCTTTACAAAAAGCATTTGATTTTGTAGGAGCTACAAGTTATGCTTGGGATTATGTGTTAACTTTAGGAGATTCTCCAGAACATGTTGCAGCCTATAACGAATTGTATCCGAAAGGAGAATTAGTAATGGTTGATGATTATGGAACCATAGAAATAGATGTTTATTTAGCGTACAAGTTTAATGTGTATGCTGCAGAACCATTATCTCGTGCAGATATTTATGTAGACGCTACGAATGGTAAAATTCTTTTGAATGACGCAATTATAAAGCATGCAGATGCAAATGGGAAAAATAAAATTGCTAAAACAATTAGACCAAACATAAATACATTCAGCGCCAATGCGAACGGACCACTTAGAACCCTAGTTGCAGTGCCAAAAGATTTAGCAGCAATTGGAGATACTCGTTATGCAGGTAGAAGAAATTTTGATACTTCATTAAATGAAAATGGATTTTATGAATTAAAGGGAACCACTCCAACAGGAATTCCTAATGAGACTTTTTCTTTTGAAGGAAGAGGAGGAATTCCATTGAATGTAAATCTTACTGCATTTTCGGAATCTATCTTTGATGGTGACTCAGGTTTATTAGAGGTTTCAGAAACAGCTGATAATGAGTGGAATGCTGAGGAACATCGAAAAGATAGATTTGATGGACCAGAGGAAAGTTATCCAGCAAAAAACGAAGCAAATAATGATGATGTTGCATTGGATGCGCATTGGGGTGCAGAAATTGTTTTAAGATATTGGTCTGAGATTCATGAAAGAGAGAGTTATGATAATAAAGGAACAGGAGTTAAAAACTATGTACACTATGGTGATGCATATGATAATGCATTCTGGAATGGAACAGCGATGACCTATGGTGATGGAACTTATCAAGGAGGTACATATCCTGATGGGTCTTTTGCTCCTTTAACATCTTTAGATGTTTGTGGTCACGAGATTGGTCATGGAGTTTGTGAGTTTACTGCAGATTTAGTGTATGCTAGAGAATCTGGAGCAATGAATGAAGGTTTTTCTGATATCTGGGCAGCTTCTGTAGAAAACTTTGTTTTAGTAGGAATTGATGGTAAATTACCATACGTCACATGGGGAGTTGGAGAACAAATTGATGAAAGAGATGGAGGATTAGAGCCTGGTGAAACTGGTTCTAGAGCTTTAAGATGGATGGATGATCCAAAAAATGCAGGTGATCCAGACTGTTATGATGGAGAATTTTGGATACCAGTTACAGGTCCACTTTGTTTGGAACCGAATACAGGAAACGACCAATGTGGTGTGCATTCTAATAGTGGTGTATTAAACAAATGGTACTATTTAATGGTAGAAGGTTCTGGACAAGCTATTTCTGAAGGTGCTGGAAAAATCTCTAGGACTGATCCAGTATTACCTAAAGTATTGGTAGAAGATGGAATAACAGATGCAGGAAATGAATATAAAGTGGAGCCAATTGGGTTTGATAAAGCGGACCAGATTACATACTTAGCGGAAACAACCTTAACGCCAAATGCTACTTTTTTAAATATGAGAGATGCTTCTATTTTAGCAGCTCAATTGTTATATGGTGTTGCTTCATATGAAGAAATTCAGGTTACAAATGCTTGGTACGCTGTTGATATTGGTGCAGCATATGTTCCAGGAGAACCAGATTCGATAGTAGTTTCTCCATTAAATGTTCAAATATTTACAGAGACGAATGAAGTAGATGGTTGTAGTGAAGTGAATTCATACAATATTGTGCTTATAGGCTATACAGTAGAAGACGCGGTAACAGTAGCGCTTAATTTTGAGGGTACTGCAACAAAAGGTTTAGACTATACGGTATCTACTCAGACATTAAATTTTCCTGCAGGAAATAGTTCACAAACATTTATAATAAATGTTATTGATGATGTTACTATAGAAGACGCAGCTTCTGAAACAATTGTAATGTCCTATACATTCAAAGGAGTAGATTTTGAACAAGTATTTACGATAGGAGATGATGATTTTGTACCAAAAACAGGGTTAACAGATATCATTTTCTTAGAAGAAAATTTTGATGGAGACGATATTCCAGTATCTTGGGAAATGATAGATTACAGTTCAGGAAGCCCATTAGGTGCTAATCTCTGGGCTTATAACGGAGACGGAACCGAAGCTGGAAGAGCATATATCACACAGCCAGTTTTTACAGGTAATGCAACTTACGACACAAATTCACCTTCTAATACTATTTTAAGATCTCCGATATTAAATGCGGCTGGAACAAATGATGTTACAGTAAGTTTTGATTGGGAAGCTGGTGGAGAAACAGATGCAACAGACGGGACTATTTTTGATTATGGTGAATTGCTATATAGTATTGATGGAAAAACATATGTGGGAGTAGATAAATTTGTAGGAGGTGGACCAGGAGGGGCCGCTACTGCTTCAGGTTCTTACTCTGGTATAATTAGTATTGCAGATGGTTTACCATTTTATATCGGATGGAGATGGACTAATGACGATAATGCTGGTACTCAATTTAGTTTTGCTATAGATAACGTTGTAATTTCTGGAACACCGGCAGGTATCGAAACTCAAGCATATCGAAGAGGAACGGAAAAATCTATAAAATCTAGTATTGTAAGGACTGATGATGCTGTTTATTTTTTAAGTAAACAGGATGACGGATTAATGGCATATATAGAAAATGCATCTGCAGATCTAGGTTGTGTATCTATTAAAGTAATTGAAGCCGGAACAAATGTTGCCGGTTTTGAAAAAATGGATACTAAGAGAGCTGAAAAAGTGCTATTCATAGATGTAGAGAATAAAGAAGCTACTTATGATTTAACATTGTATTATACAAATGGAGAATTGGCTGATTTTGACGATGCGACTGCTTTGAAAATTTTATTGGTAGACGGCCAAGTTATTAACGACGCTGATTTCGCTGAAGAAAACTACCAATACAATGGTAATGCTACGCCAAATACAGAAGATGAATTTGTTGCCTATACAGGAACTTTTAAAGGTTCTGGAGCTTTAACGGTTTCGGAAACACCTGCAGCAGGAACTAGTTTATCTACTGAATCTATTTCAGTGTTAGAAGAAAACACGAAAGTGTACCCAAACCCTGCTTTTAGTTCATTGACTATTAAATTAGCAGATGCTACTATTAAATCTGTTGCTATTTATAATACTTTAGGTCAAACTATAAAATTTATGAATATGAAAACGGCTAATAGACAAGCAGATCTTAATGTTTCAAGTTTAGCAAAAGGACTATATATTTTAAAAATTAGTACTAATAATGGTAACTTTTTAACAAAACGTTTCGTTAAAAAGTAG